One window of the Synechococcus sp. CC9311 genome contains the following:
- a CDS encoding YchJ family protein, whose translation MVRATGFGALKSTEPCPCLSGMSYDSCCEPLHRGERWAITAEQLMRSRYSAFAFAEVDYLIETHPDTATSLAQRRKELRKNCHDVRWLALKIKSVEAGGVDDLQGTVTFEATFGLAGQRNVMTETSLFQRRDGDRKGDWLYIKPL comes from the coding sequence ATGGTAAGAGCTACTGGTTTCGGAGCATTGAAAAGTACAGAGCCATGCCCTTGCTTGAGTGGAATGAGTTACGACAGCTGTTGCGAACCTCTGCATCGTGGGGAGCGATGGGCGATCACTGCTGAACAGTTGATGCGTTCGCGTTATTCGGCTTTTGCGTTCGCTGAAGTTGATTATTTGATAGAAACACATCCCGACACAGCAACGTCTTTGGCGCAACGTCGCAAGGAGTTGCGGAAGAATTGCCACGATGTGCGTTGGTTGGCACTGAAGATCAAATCCGTGGAGGCTGGCGGAGTGGATGATCTTCAAGGCACGGTGACGTTTGAAGCAACATTTGGGTTGGCTGGTCAACGCAATGTGATGACTGAGACGTCACTGTTCCAACGGAGGGATGGGGATAGGAAGGGGGATTGGTTGTACATCAAGCCTCTGTAG
- a CDS encoding 2Fe-2S iron-sulfur cluster-binding protein, whose translation MSDHASVAVTYNVSIEVDAVEHSFSCRSDQTVLAAAEEAGVMLPSSCCSGVCTTCAARLKSGAVEQPDAMGVKEDLRAEGFTLLCVAFPCSDLRLLAGQEDALYEAQFGQYQK comes from the coding sequence ATGAGCGATCACGCCAGTGTTGCTGTCACTTACAACGTCAGCATCGAAGTGGATGCTGTTGAACACAGCTTTTCCTGTCGTTCTGATCAAACCGTGTTGGCGGCTGCGGAAGAAGCCGGGGTCATGCTTCCGAGTTCTTGCTGTTCAGGCGTTTGCACGACCTGTGCTGCTCGTCTGAAAAGCGGAGCAGTGGAGCAACCGGATGCGATGGGTGTCAAGGAAGACCTACGCGCTGAAGGGTTCACCTTGCTTTGCGTTGCCTTCCCTTGTTCTGATCTGCGGCTTCTAGCGGGTCAAGAGGATGCACTCTACGAAGCTCAGTTTGGTCAGTACCAGAAATGA
- a CDS encoding high light inducible protein, protein MSDSRFGFSSFAEQWNGRLAMLGFVIGLGTELLTGQGILSQVGLG, encoded by the coding sequence ATGAGCGATTCAAGATTTGGCTTTTCATCCTTTGCTGAGCAGTGGAATGGACGCCTTGCGATGCTGGGCTTTGTAATTGGCCTAGGTACAGAGCTTCTAACTGGACAGGGAATTCTTTCCCAGGTAGGTCTTGGGTGA
- a CDS encoding chlorophyll a/b binding light-harvesting protein, giving the protein MQSYGKPSVSYDWWAGNSGVASRSGSFIAAHAAHAGLIMFWAGAFTLFELARYDALLPMGEQGLILLPHLASLGLGLGADATITNTEPYIAIAAFHLVSSAVLGAAGIWHTLRAPKDLSKAEGRAEKFHFEWDDPKKLTFILGHHLIFLGLGAIAFVEWAQHHGIYDTAIGAVRKVEPNIDLGMVWSYQTNFLSISSLEDVMGGHAVLAFILTIGGVWHIITSPFGPFKKILIYSGEAILSYSLAGIALMGFVTSIWCAQNTTIYPVEFYGEALKLNFAFSPYFSDTVPVLNDGHTARAWLANTHFYLAFFFLQGHFWHALRSMGFDFRSVSKALDSMDTVKVN; this is encoded by the coding sequence ATGCAATCTTATGGGAAGCCATCAGTCAGTTATGACTGGTGGGCAGGCAATTCAGGAGTCGCCAGTCGCTCTGGTTCCTTCATTGCTGCTCATGCAGCACATGCAGGCCTCATCATGTTTTGGGCTGGAGCATTCACACTCTTTGAGTTGGCTCGCTATGACGCTTTGCTGCCCATGGGGGAACAAGGATTAATCCTTCTCCCTCATTTGGCTTCATTGGGCTTAGGCCTTGGTGCAGATGCAACTATCACTAATACAGAGCCTTACATTGCTATAGCCGCATTTCACTTGGTCTCTTCTGCGGTATTAGGAGCTGCTGGTATTTGGCACACCCTCAGAGCTCCCAAGGATTTATCCAAGGCAGAAGGACGTGCAGAGAAATTCCATTTCGAATGGGATGATCCCAAAAAGCTCACTTTTATTCTTGGCCACCATCTCATCTTTCTAGGCCTAGGTGCAATTGCTTTTGTTGAATGGGCTCAGCACCACGGAATCTATGACACTGCCATTGGCGCAGTTCGCAAGGTTGAGCCCAACATTGACCTGGGAATGGTGTGGAGCTATCAGACGAATTTCCTTTCTATTAGCAGTTTAGAAGACGTAATGGGTGGCCATGCTGTATTGGCCTTTATCTTGACTATTGGTGGGGTTTGGCACATTATTACAAGCCCATTTGGACCCTTCAAGAAAATCCTGATCTACTCCGGAGAGGCAATCCTTTCCTATTCACTTGCAGGAATCGCGCTCATGGGGTTTGTCACAAGCATATGGTGTGCACAAAACACAACGATTTACCCAGTTGAATTCTACGGCGAAGCTCTAAAACTCAACTTTGCATTCTCACCCTATTTTAGTGACACAGTGCCTGTATTGAACGATGGACATACGGCAAGAGCCTGGCTTGCAAATACACACTTTTACTTGGCCTTTTTCTTCCTACAGGGCCACTTCTGGCATGCTTTGAGGAGTATGGGGTTTGATTTCAGGAGTGTCTCGAAAGCCTTGGATTCAATGGACACAGTGAAGGTGAATTAA
- a CDS encoding photosystem II protein Y gives MDWRIIAVFTPIVLAISWAVFNIGRAALGQLQLAIKNFKKNQS, from the coding sequence ATGGATTGGCGAATAATTGCTGTTTTTACACCTATTGTGCTAGCTATATCATGGGCTGTCTTTAATATAGGGCGTGCAGCATTGGGTCAGCTTCAGCTGGCTATCAAGAATTTCAAGAAAAACCAATCCTGA
- a CDS encoding DUF3326 domain-containing protein has protein sequence MLIPTGIGCAIGGYAGDALPSARLLAAASGCLITHPNVMNGASLYWKDPRIHYVEGYGLDRFATGDWALRSVRQQRIGLLLDAGIEPELRQRHLQVADGCRATLGIEIGPVVTSDVPLGVHLGLGQSGASWGTLERPDSLLRAGERLKANGASAIAVVARFPDDQGSEALDAYRHGSGVDALAGAEAVISHLLVRHLQIPCAHAPALSPLSLDLQLDPRAAAEELGYTFLACVLVGLSQAPALIQRAAANPSDLVADDLGVLVVPEGALGGEAVLACLERRVPVISVVNPSVLEVTSTALGVGSEVLKAGSYLEAAGLVLALREGVALSALMRPLPALTELKQW, from the coding sequence ATGCTGATCCCAACGGGGATTGGTTGTGCGATCGGCGGGTATGCCGGCGATGCGCTACCGAGTGCCAGGCTTTTGGCTGCCGCCTCCGGGTGTTTGATCACCCATCCCAACGTGATGAATGGGGCTTCTCTGTATTGGAAAGATCCACGCATTCACTATGTGGAGGGCTATGGACTCGACCGCTTTGCTACCGGCGATTGGGCGCTGCGATCTGTGCGCCAGCAGCGGATTGGCTTGCTTCTGGATGCCGGTATCGAACCTGAGTTGCGTCAACGCCACCTGCAGGTAGCCGATGGTTGTAGAGCAACGCTGGGCATTGAAATTGGCCCTGTGGTGACTAGCGATGTGCCCTTAGGTGTGCATTTGGGACTAGGCCAGAGCGGGGCGAGTTGGGGCACCCTTGAGCGCCCCGATTCCCTATTGCGGGCAGGTGAACGCTTAAAAGCCAACGGTGCATCGGCGATTGCGGTGGTTGCTCGCTTCCCCGACGATCAGGGAAGTGAGGCTTTGGATGCCTACCGCCATGGCAGTGGTGTGGATGCCTTGGCGGGCGCCGAAGCAGTGATCAGCCATCTACTGGTGCGCCACCTGCAGATACCCTGCGCCCATGCACCGGCCTTGTCGCCGTTGTCGCTGGATCTGCAGTTGGATCCTCGTGCTGCAGCGGAAGAGTTGGGTTACACCTTTTTGGCGTGCGTGTTGGTGGGTTTAAGTCAGGCACCAGCGTTGATCCAGCGTGCAGCTGCCAACCCAAGTGATCTTGTCGCTGATGATTTGGGAGTGTTGGTTGTCCCAGAGGGTGCTCTCGGTGGAGAAGCGGTGTTGGCTTGTCTTGAGCGCAGGGTTCCTGTGATCAGTGTTGTCAATCCGTCCGTGCTGGAGGTCACGTCAACAGCTCTTGGTGTGGGATCTGAAGTGTTGAAAGCAGGCTCTTATCTGGAGGCGGCTGGATTGGTGCTAGCTCTACGCGAAGGTGTCGCCTTATCCGCATTGATGCGACCCTTGCCTGCCTTGACGGAGCTCAAGCAATGGTAA
- a CDS encoding SagB family peptide dehydrogenase yields the protein MPRYLFRKGIDINIDNNDIIITTPYATRSNPDRQTLLLKDAKESLKKLLKELSQEGIESNRYRETPNKTGSATPNLEHGMQLKMLYKKGLLIHEISGCNGVAMRLLPTNPGLKQQTCPEEGREFKLSQFTSIQPCLNGLNITSPLAPTTLRLQDHRLYPLIQRLVSPCTLGSINPLLPEDLRVQYQDIISLFLSSGVVGICNSEHNAEIDQEAISAGWSSQDLNFHNHTRRHTIDLHQEELLPKVIKKESPPARNQRIVLSTISLPQPSIDNQSSNFYQIIRKRKTIRTYTSHPISIKALGNLLWHSMHTREEILCDPALPRSYEGLLRPVASAGGLHSIELYLCIKQCIGVSPGFYHYDSFDHCLGKISDLSKPCQNMLEMAVNTTCRAPQADSISPSQGKQPDVLIVMATRYERNASLHSETGLAYSLILKDAGSIYQQLYLVATALGLAPCGLSFGSSELFEQASGIPSKIECSVGEFMIGNPS from the coding sequence ATGCCGAGATACTTATTTCGCAAAGGGATAGACATCAACATTGACAATAATGACATCATTATCACGACCCCTTATGCCACACGATCCAATCCCGATCGTCAAACGTTGCTCCTCAAAGACGCAAAAGAATCCCTAAAAAAACTTCTCAAAGAGCTTTCACAAGAAGGAATTGAGAGCAATCGATACCGAGAAACACCTAACAAGACAGGATCCGCCACTCCAAATTTGGAGCATGGCATGCAGCTCAAGATGCTCTACAAAAAAGGCTTGTTGATTCACGAAATCAGTGGGTGCAATGGCGTTGCCATGCGGCTACTACCGACCAATCCCGGGCTCAAGCAACAAACCTGCCCAGAGGAGGGAAGAGAATTCAAACTTTCACAATTTACGAGCATTCAGCCCTGCCTTAACGGCCTTAATATCACATCTCCTTTAGCACCAACAACATTACGCCTACAAGATCATCGGCTCTACCCACTCATCCAGAGGCTCGTATCACCCTGCACGCTAGGAAGCATTAACCCGCTCTTACCAGAAGACCTACGCGTTCAATATCAAGACATCATTTCGCTATTTCTCTCATCGGGCGTGGTTGGAATCTGCAACTCTGAGCACAATGCAGAGATCGACCAAGAAGCCATAAGTGCTGGCTGGAGCAGTCAAGACCTGAACTTTCACAACCATACGCGTCGCCATACAATTGATCTACACCAAGAAGAGTTATTGCCAAAAGTAATCAAAAAGGAATCCCCACCAGCCAGAAATCAAAGAATCGTACTGAGCACAATATCACTACCGCAACCATCGATCGACAATCAAAGCTCAAACTTCTATCAAATAATTCGAAAAAGGAAAACAATTCGCACCTATACTTCACATCCAATTTCAATCAAAGCATTAGGGAATCTGCTCTGGCATTCGATGCATACCCGAGAAGAAATCCTCTGCGATCCGGCATTACCTCGATCCTACGAAGGCTTGCTGAGGCCTGTCGCAAGTGCTGGTGGACTCCATTCGATCGAGCTTTATCTGTGTATTAAACAGTGCATCGGAGTTAGCCCAGGTTTTTATCATTACGACTCTTTTGATCATTGCCTAGGGAAGATAAGTGATCTCAGCAAACCCTGCCAAAACATGCTTGAGATGGCTGTCAATACAACATGCCGAGCACCGCAGGCAGATTCGATATCACCTAGCCAAGGCAAGCAACCTGACGTACTAATCGTGATGGCTACACGCTACGAAAGGAATGCAAGTCTTCATTCTGAGACCGGACTTGCCTATTCCTTAATCCTGAAAGATGCAGGATCAATTTACCAACAACTGTATCTTGTCGCTACAGCTCTTGGGCTCGCACCATGCGGGTTAAGCTTTGGAAGCAGTGAATTATTTGAACAGGCTTCCGGAATACCTAGCAAGATCGAATGCTCCGTTGGAGAGTTCATGATTGGGAATCCCAGTTAA